Genomic segment of Thermodesulfovibrio thiophilus DSM 17215:
TTTTGGAAGTTCGCCATTAAATCTATCTATCAGTACCTTTGCCAGATTTTTTATATAATTCGCTTTATTTTTATAGAAATTTATGCTCTTTATATCTTCCTGCAATTCCTCCAGAGGAACATTTGCATAATCATAAACAGTTTTATATTTTTTAAAGAGCTTTTCCGTCACCTTATTTACATTTACATCAGTGGTTTGTGCTGAAAGAATGGTGGCCACAAGCAAGTCCAAGGCTGTTTTAAAATTGAGTGCTGTTTTTACATCAGGATATCTTTTTTCAAGTCTTCGTATTATTTCTAAAACTTTTTCCTTTTTATTCATCTTTCCTTTCTATTTTTAATACTTTTGCACCTTTTATTTTTCTGTTTTTTATGTCAATTAAAGCTTTGTTAGCTTCTTTGAATGGATAAATCTCTATCTCTGG
This window contains:
- the nth gene encoding endonuclease III gives rise to the protein MNKKEKVLEIIRRLEKRYPDVKTALNFKTALDLLVATILSAQTTDVNVNKVTEKLFKKYKTVYDYANVPLEELQEDIKSINFYKNKANYIKNLAKVLIDRFNGELPKSMEELVSLPGVGRKTANIVLWNAFGINEGIAVDTHVKRISKLLGLTENTDPEKIEQDLMEITPHELWGKLSHLLIMLGREICKAKAPNHKECPLNDLCPSSRI